In a single window of the Rhizobiaceae bacterium genome:
- a CDS encoding histidine phosphatase family protein: MATLYLLRHAKAGWALPGVRDFDRPLDETGHRDSEEMGEVMAVNGYVPDLTLCSGALRARQTLAGIAARSDTGKVIFSDVLYMTDAAGYLDLIREHGNASALLIIGHNPMMEDLALAVSGDGDEAAKASLNAGFSTAGLAVISFENGLDKAAPGKGRLDAYIMPGD, translated from the coding sequence GTGGCGACCCTTTATCTTCTTAGGCACGCGAAAGCCGGATGGGCTTTGCCCGGCGTGCGTGATTTCGACCGGCCGCTGGACGAGACCGGCCATCGCGATTCGGAAGAAATGGGCGAGGTCATGGCCGTGAACGGTTACGTTCCGGACCTGACGCTGTGTTCGGGCGCATTGCGCGCGCGCCAGACATTGGCGGGAATTGCCGCGAGAAGCGATACCGGAAAAGTGATCTTCTCCGACGTGCTCTACATGACGGACGCCGCGGGGTATCTCGACCTGATCCGGGAGCACGGAAATGCGTCTGCGCTTCTCATCATCGGGCACAACCCGATGATGGAGGATCTGGCGCTTGCCGTCTCGGGCGATGGCGACGAAGCGGCGAAGGCGTCGCTGAATGCCGGGTTCTCGACCGCCGGGCTTGCCGTGATCTCGTTCGAGAACGGGCTCGACAAGGCAGCGCCGGGCAAAGGCCGCCTCGATGCCTACATCATGCCCGGCGACTGA
- a CDS encoding monovalent cation:proton antiporter-2 (CPA2) family protein has product MAAEAAAGGVDLVQIVSLLGAGVVAVPLFKRLGLGSILGYLTAGLIIGPFGLKIFSEPEAILHVAELGVVMFLFIIGLEMRPSRLWGLRREIFGLGVMQVGFCAFLLTLAGIAGGFPVSQAFVAAAGFVLTSTAIVMQVLEERGDISSPKGQRIVSVLLLEDLAIVPLLALVAFLAPIPATEAAPDLSGRLVEVAIGIACIVGLVVAGRYLLNPFFRVLADAHAREVMTAAALLVVLGAALVMQLGGLSMAMGAFLAGVLLSESTFRHQLEADIEPFRGILLGLFFMAVGMSLDLSVVARNWMLIAVYVVAYMVMKGIGIYAVARFLKSDHAEALERAVVMAQGGEFAFVLYAAAAAVGIIDGEANATLTAIVIISMVLTPLAMIVLRRLTPVEEPSLDGVDLADNLHGSVLIIGFGRFGQIASQPLLLRGVDVSIIDNDVDMIQAAANFGFKVYYGDGARLDILHAAGAGRARAVLICVDKGDVAVQISERLKEDFPMVRVLARAYDRGVALKLVEVGVDYQIRETLESALEFGRETLEILGVEVEEAAEIVTDVRRRDAARFEAQLAGGLQAGRGFMKGNIPQPTPTPLAQPKRPGQASNPEAAAVLSANRPAE; this is encoded by the coding sequence ATGGCGGCGGAAGCAGCGGCAGGCGGCGTAGACCTTGTGCAGATCGTGTCCCTGCTGGGCGCTGGCGTTGTCGCGGTCCCGCTGTTCAAGCGGCTGGGACTTGGCTCGATCCTCGGCTACCTGACGGCGGGGCTGATCATCGGCCCGTTCGGCCTGAAGATATTTTCCGAGCCGGAAGCTATCCTCCACGTCGCCGAACTCGGCGTCGTGATGTTTCTGTTCATCATCGGCCTTGAGATGCGTCCCTCGCGACTGTGGGGGTTGCGCCGCGAAATATTCGGCCTTGGCGTCATGCAGGTCGGTTTCTGTGCGTTCCTGCTCACGCTGGCGGGCATTGCGGGCGGTTTCCCGGTTTCGCAGGCATTCGTGGCCGCTGCCGGCTTTGTGCTGACCTCCACGGCAATCGTGATGCAGGTTCTCGAGGAGCGAGGCGATATTTCAAGCCCGAAGGGCCAGCGCATCGTCTCCGTGCTGTTGCTGGAAGACCTTGCCATCGTGCCGCTGCTGGCGCTGGTCGCCTTTCTCGCGCCTATCCCGGCAACGGAAGCCGCGCCGGACCTGTCGGGAAGGCTGGTGGAAGTCGCCATCGGCATTGCCTGCATCGTCGGCCTTGTCGTGGCGGGCCGCTATCTGCTGAACCCCTTCTTCCGGGTGCTGGCGGACGCTCATGCGCGTGAAGTGATGACCGCCGCCGCCCTGCTCGTCGTTCTGGGCGCGGCGCTGGTGATGCAGCTTGGCGGCCTGTCGATGGCGATGGGTGCGTTCCTTGCCGGCGTGCTGCTTTCGGAATCGACCTTCCGGCACCAGCTTGAAGCCGACATCGAGCCGTTTCGCGGCATTCTCCTCGGTTTGTTCTTCATGGCGGTCGGCATGTCGCTCGACCTGTCCGTGGTGGCACGGAACTGGATGCTGATCGCCGTCTATGTCGTCGCCTACATGGTCATGAAAGGTATCGGCATTTATGCGGTCGCCCGCTTCCTGAAATCCGACCATGCCGAGGCGCTGGAGCGCGCCGTGGTCATGGCACAGGGCGGCGAGTTCGCCTTCGTGCTCTATGCGGCTGCCGCCGCCGTCGGCATCATCGACGGCGAAGCCAACGCGACCCTGACCGCCATCGTCATCATCTCCATGGTGCTGACGCCGCTGGCGATGATCGTCCTTCGCCGCCTGACTCCGGTCGAGGAACCGTCGCTGGACGGCGTCGACCTGGCCGACAATCTGCATGGCAGCGTGCTCATCATCGGCTTCGGGCGCTTCGGCCAGATTGCATCGCAGCCCCTTCTGCTGCGCGGCGTGGACGTGTCCATCATCGACAACGATGTCGACATGATCCAGGCAGCGGCGAATTTCGGATTCAAGGTCTATTATGGCGACGGCGCGCGGCTGGACATTCTCCATGCGGCGGGGGCCGGACGCGCCCGCGCCGTGCTGATCTGCGTGGACAAGGGCGATGTCGCCGTCCAGATATCCGAACGCCTCAAGGAGGATTTCCCGATGGTGCGGGTGCTGGCGCGCGCCTATGACCGAGGCGTCGCGCTGAAACTCGTCGAGGTTGGCGTGGATTATCAGATACGCGAGACGCTGGAATCCGCGCTCGAATTCGGCCGTGAGACGCTGGAGATATTGGGCGTCGAGGTTGAGGAAGCCGCCGAGATCGTCACCGATGTTCGCCGCAGGGACGCGGCCCGATTCGAGGCTCAGTTGGCAGGCGGGCTGCAAGCCGGGCGCGGCTTCATGAAGGGCAACATACCCCAGCCGACGCCCACGCCGCTGGCGCAGCCGAAGCGTCCGGGTCAGGCAAGCAATCCCGAGGCCGCCGCCGTGCTCTCCGCCAACCGGCCCGCTGAATAG
- the dksA gene encoding RNA polymerase-binding protein DksA — MNDLVDANYVPSEDEPFMNDRQKSYFRAKLIAWKNEILREARETLEILQQENANHPDLADRASSETDRAIELRARDRQRKLISKIDSALQRIDDGTYGYCEETGEPISLKRLDARPIATLSIEAQERHEKREKVYRDD; from the coding sequence ATGAACGATCTCGTTGATGCGAACTATGTTCCGTCTGAAGACGAGCCCTTTATGAACGACCGGCAGAAGTCGTACTTCAGGGCAAAACTGATAGCCTGGAAAAACGAAATACTGCGCGAAGCGCGCGAAACGCTGGAAATCCTCCAACAGGAAAATGCAAACCATCCTGACCTGGCCGACCGGGCTTCCTCCGAAACGGACAGGGCAATCGAGCTCAGGGCACGCGACCGCCAGCGAAAATTGATCTCAAAGATCGATTCCGCGCTTCAGCGCATCGATGACGGCACCTACGGCTATTGCGAGGAAACGGGCGAGCCGATCTCGCTCAAGCGGTTGGACGCGCGGCCCATCGCGACGCTTTCCATCGAGGCGCAGGAGCGCCACGAGAAGCGCGAGAAGGTTTATCGCGACGACTGA
- a CDS encoding replication-associated recombination protein A, with protein sequence MSDLFNPQGAQPEPPGRPLADRLRPQTLADVVGQEHLTGEEGVLSRMIVSGSIGSMIFWGPPGTGKTTVARLLAGETGLAFEQISAIFSGVADLKKVFEAARLRRANGRQTLLFVDEIHRFNRAQQDSFLPVMEDGTVILVGATTENPSFELNAALLSRARVLTFHTLDEASIGKLLERAEQAESRELPLDAEARAVLVRMADGDGRAALTLAEEIWRAAKPKEVFDANKLQDVVQRRAPVYDKGQDGHYNLISALHKSVRGSDPDAALYYLARMFDAGEDPLFLGRRLVRMAVEDIGLADPQALVIANAAKDAYDYLGSPEGELALAEACVYLATAPKSNAVYTAFKAATQAAKEFGSLLPPKHILNAPTKLMKQEDYGKGYLYDHDQPDAFSGQDYFPERLGRQTFYEPVDRGFEREIRKRLDYWARLRVERGS encoded by the coding sequence ATGTCCGACCTTTTCAATCCGCAAGGCGCGCAACCGGAGCCGCCCGGGCGTCCGCTGGCGGATCGGCTGCGCCCGCAGACGCTTGCGGATGTCGTCGGGCAGGAGCACCTGACCGGAGAAGAGGGCGTGTTGAGCCGCATGATCGTCTCCGGTTCGATCGGATCGATGATCTTCTGGGGACCGCCCGGCACCGGCAAGACAACCGTGGCGCGGCTGCTGGCTGGCGAAACCGGTCTTGCCTTCGAGCAGATTTCCGCGATCTTCTCGGGCGTCGCTGACCTGAAGAAGGTTTTCGAGGCGGCGCGGCTGCGCCGCGCCAATGGTCGCCAGACATTGCTGTTCGTGGATGAGATCCATCGCTTCAATCGCGCCCAGCAGGACTCGTTCCTGCCGGTGATGGAAGACGGAACGGTCATCCTTGTCGGCGCAACGACCGAGAACCCGTCATTCGAACTCAACGCCGCGTTGCTGTCGCGCGCCCGCGTGCTGACATTCCACACGCTGGACGAAGCCAGCATTGGAAAGCTGCTGGAACGGGCAGAGCAGGCCGAAAGCAGGGAACTGCCGCTCGACGCGGAGGCAAGGGCGGTTCTGGTACGCATGGCCGACGGAGACGGGCGCGCCGCCCTGACGCTGGCCGAAGAAATATGGCGCGCGGCGAAACCAAAAGAAGTATTCGATGCCAACAAGTTACAGGATGTTGTTCAACGACGTGCGCCAGTCTATGACAAGGGGCAGGACGGCCACTACAACCTGATCTCCGCGCTGCACAAATCCGTGCGCGGGTCTGACCCTGATGCAGCGCTCTATTATCTGGCGCGCATGTTCGACGCTGGCGAAGACCCGCTTTTTCTCGGGCGCAGACTGGTCAGGATGGCCGTGGAGGATATCGGATTGGCCGATCCGCAAGCGCTGGTCATCGCAAACGCCGCCAAGGACGCCTACGATTATCTGGGTTCGCCGGAGGGCGAACTCGCGCTGGCCGAAGCCTGCGTTTATCTGGCGACCGCGCCCAAGTCCAACGCGGTCTACACCGCCTTCAAAGCCGCGACGCAGGCCGCAAAGGAGTTTGGATCGCTGCTGCCTCCGAAGCACATTCTCAACGCGCCGACGAAGCTGATGAAGCAGGAGGACTACGGCAAGGGCTATCTCTACGACCACGACCAGCCGGATGCGTTCTCAGGCCAGGATTATTTCCCCGAGCGCCTCGGGCGACAGACGTTCTACGAACCAGTCGATCGCGGTTTCGAACGCGAAATCCGCAAGCGCCTCGACTATTGGGCACGGCTGAGAGTCGAGCGAGGGTCTTAG
- a CDS encoding MBL fold metallo-hydrolase produces the protein MTDTLRLTILGCGSSPGVPRVTGDWGRCDPANPRNRRRRAAALVERIGEQRTTTVVVDTGPDFREQMLMASVQHIDAVVYTHAHADHIHGIDDLRSYVIEQQQLIDIYADRTALYRLREGFGYCFETPDGSSYPPIVKAHLIDHRKTVEIRGDGGVLRFEPLPQIHGDIVSLGFRIGNLAYCSDVSAFPDATAQRLQGLEWLVIDALQYRPHPSHFSLNEALDWIARLKPRHAALTHMHVPLDYETVLAETPENVEPAYDGMVIEIPLTDGP, from the coding sequence GTGACCGACACTCTGCGCCTGACGATTCTGGGATGCGGGTCTTCGCCCGGCGTGCCGCGTGTCACCGGCGATTGGGGTCGATGCGATCCAGCGAATCCAAGAAATCGTCGCCGCCGCGCCGCCGCGCTGGTTGAGCGCATCGGCGAACAGAGAACGACGACCGTGGTTGTCGACACCGGACCGGACTTTCGCGAACAGATGCTGATGGCGTCTGTCCAGCACATCGATGCGGTCGTCTATACCCATGCCCATGCGGACCATATCCATGGCATCGACGATCTCAGAAGCTACGTGATCGAACAGCAGCAACTGATTGATATCTATGCTGACCGTACTGCGCTCTACCGCCTGCGCGAAGGGTTCGGCTATTGTTTTGAGACACCGGACGGCAGTTCTTATCCGCCAATCGTCAAGGCGCATCTGATCGACCACCGCAAGACGGTGGAGATTCGCGGCGACGGTGGTGTTCTGCGGTTCGAACCGCTGCCGCAGATCCATGGCGACATCGTTTCACTGGGGTTCCGCATCGGAAATCTTGCCTATTGCTCCGACGTTTCGGCATTTCCCGATGCGACCGCGCAGCGGCTTCAGGGGCTGGAATGGCTCGTCATCGATGCGCTTCAATACAGGCCTCATCCGAGCCATTTCAGCTTGAACGAAGCTCTGGACTGGATCGCGCGCCTGAAACCGCGCCACGCTGCGCTGACGCACATGCATGTGCCGCTCGACTATGAAACGGTGCTTGCGGAGACGCCGGAAAACGTCGAGCCGGCCTATGACGGCATGGTCATCGAAATCCCCCTGACAGACGGCCCCTGA
- a CDS encoding YcjX family protein, protein MASLTSLTDEALIALDTIGERAAAMFSPSLRLGVTGLSRAGKTVFISSLVHNIIHGGRLPLFEAQKSGRISAARLEQQPDDAVPRFQYEDHVDALVKERIWPESTRAISEMRLTIEYESASGWNRLFSAGKLSVDIIDYPGEWLLDLPLLGKTYQQFSAESFELARSDDRADLSEDWRTLAVGIDPNGAADEMQARQLAEAFAAYLKACKADDRALSTLPPGRFLMPGDLEGSPALTFAPLPVASDARARGGSLHAMMERRYEAYKTHVVKPFFRQHIARLDRQIVLIDALQSMNAGPGALVDLERALAEILACFRPGRGSIFTDFFSRRIDRILVAATKADHLHHESHNRLQQVVRRIADEAISRADISGASIEVLAMAAVRATREGTVKQGRDTLPVIIGTPIKGETIGDETFDGRTETAVFPGDLPEDIDSLFRPSDTEPAEPLIRFVRFRPPKIEIAEDGVKLSLPHIRLDRAIQYLIGDRLA, encoded by the coding sequence TTGGCGTCTCTCACCAGCCTGACCGACGAAGCACTCATCGCGCTCGACACCATCGGCGAGCGCGCCGCAGCCATGTTTTCGCCGTCGCTGCGCCTTGGCGTCACCGGCCTTTCACGGGCGGGCAAGACGGTGTTCATCTCGTCGCTGGTCCACAACATCATCCATGGCGGACGCCTGCCGCTGTTCGAGGCGCAGAAGTCAGGGCGAATTTCCGCCGCGCGACTTGAGCAACAGCCCGATGATGCCGTGCCGCGCTTTCAATATGAGGATCACGTCGATGCCCTGGTCAAGGAACGCATCTGGCCGGAATCGACGCGCGCCATTTCGGAAATGCGCCTGACTATCGAATATGAGTCGGCGTCGGGCTGGAACAGGCTCTTCTCGGCGGGGAAACTGTCGGTGGACATCATCGACTATCCCGGCGAATGGCTGCTTGACCTGCCGCTGCTCGGCAAGACCTACCAGCAGTTTTCCGCCGAATCCTTCGAGCTTGCGCGCTCGGACGATCGCGCCGACCTATCGGAAGATTGGCGAACGCTGGCCGTCGGCATCGATCCCAACGGCGCGGCGGACGAAATGCAGGCGCGCCAGCTTGCCGAAGCTTTCGCGGCCTATCTCAAGGCCTGCAAGGCCGACGATCGCGCGCTCTCAACGCTCCCGCCGGGACGCTTCCTGATGCCCGGCGACCTGGAAGGTTCCCCCGCGCTGACCTTTGCGCCGCTGCCGGTGGCGTCCGACGCCCGCGCCAGGGGCGGCTCGCTGCACGCCATGATGGAGCGGCGCTACGAGGCCTACAAGACGCATGTGGTGAAGCCGTTCTTCCGCCAGCACATTGCCCGCCTCGACCGGCAGATCGTGTTGATCGACGCGCTTCAATCCATGAACGCGGGTCCCGGCGCATTGGTGGACCTGGAGCGCGCGCTGGCCGAAATCCTCGCCTGCTTTCGGCCCGGACGAGGCAGCATCTTCACCGATTTCTTCTCGCGCCGCATCGACCGCATTCTCGTCGCGGCGACGAAAGCCGACCATTTGCATCATGAAAGCCACAACCGTCTGCAACAGGTCGTGCGCAGGATTGCGGACGAGGCGATCAGTCGGGCCGATATTTCGGGCGCATCCATCGAGGTGCTTGCCATGGCCGCCGTGCGGGCCACCCGCGAGGGCACGGTGAAGCAGGGGCGCGACACGCTTCCAGTCATCATCGGCACGCCGATCAAGGGCGAGACCATCGGCGACGAGACCTTCGACGGGAGAACAGAGACGGCGGTTTTCCCCGGCGACCTGCCGGAAGACATAGACAGCCTGTTCCGGCCTTCGGATACAGAACCCGCCGAGCCGCTCATCCGCTTTGTCCGGTTCCGCCCGCCGAAAATCGAAATCGCCGAGGACGGCGTCAAGCTGTCGCTGCCGCATATTCGGCTGGATCGGGCGATCCAGTATCTGATCGGGGACAGGCTCGCATGA
- a CDS encoding DegQ family serine endoprotease → MRFRDLVAMGVALAIAALAPVAHAQGTGGTPGSEVNPPTGQKRMPTGRAQIELSFAPLVKETAPAVVNVYASKQVEASQSPFMGDPFFERFFGLQQVPPRARSSLGSGVLVDPKGIVVTNYHVIRDADEIKVATSDGREFESKVLLKDEEVDLAVLKIEASTPFPALKLGDSDALEVGDLVLAIGNPFGVGQTTTSGIVSALARSHIGVSDFGFFIQTDAAINPGNSGGALINMSGQLIGINTAIFSRSGGSIGIGFAIPSNMVRAVMQAAFSGADKFERPYIGASFEPVTAQIAEALGMDRPSGALVAKVEQGGPAEGAGLKPGDVILAVNDAPIEHVDALGYRLATQMIGANVKLTILRQGQRQDVSVVLVKTPEGAGDDSVTITGGSPFAGATVASLTPQLAAKMRIPRDVEGVAVVDLDRNSAAARIGIRPGDIVREVNGTEIGEPTDLAQAASESTRWWRFTIERGGRTLRQTMRF, encoded by the coding sequence ATGCGTTTCAGAGATCTGGTTGCGATGGGTGTCGCACTTGCCATCGCCGCGCTTGCGCCCGTCGCGCATGCACAGGGGACCGGAGGCACGCCCGGAAGCGAAGTCAACCCGCCCACAGGCCAGAAACGGATGCCGACGGGTCGCGCGCAGATCGAGCTTTCCTTCGCGCCCCTGGTCAAGGAAACCGCGCCTGCGGTGGTGAATGTGTATGCGTCGAAGCAGGTCGAGGCCAGCCAGTCACCCTTCATGGGCGATCCGTTCTTCGAGCGCTTCTTCGGGTTGCAGCAGGTGCCGCCGCGCGCGCGCTCCTCGCTCGGTTCCGGCGTGCTGGTCGACCCGAAAGGGATCGTCGTCACCAATTACCATGTGATCCGGGACGCCGACGAGATCAAGGTCGCGACCTCGGACGGACGGGAGTTCGAAAGCAAGGTCCTGCTCAAGGACGAGGAAGTCGACCTGGCCGTGCTGAAGATCGAGGCGTCCACCCCGTTTCCTGCCCTGAAACTCGGCGATTCGGATGCACTTGAGGTGGGCGATCTGGTGCTTGCCATCGGCAATCCGTTCGGCGTCGGCCAGACGACGACCAGCGGCATCGTTTCGGCGCTGGCGCGGTCGCATATCGGCGTTTCGGATTTCGGATTCTTTATCCAGACCGACGCGGCGATCAATCCCGGCAATTCCGGCGGCGCACTCATCAACATGTCAGGCCAACTGATCGGCATCAATACGGCGATTTTCAGCCGCAGCGGCGGCTCCATCGGGATCGGCTTCGCCATTCCGTCCAACATGGTGCGCGCGGTGATGCAAGCCGCATTCAGCGGCGCCGACAAATTCGAGCGGCCTTATATCGGCGCGAGTTTCGAACCCGTCACGGCGCAGATCGCGGAAGCGCTGGGCATGGACCGTCCGTCGGGCGCGCTCGTCGCCAAGGTGGAGCAGGGCGGACCGGCGGAGGGGGCAGGGCTGAAGCCAGGCGATGTAATTCTGGCCGTCAACGACGCACCCATCGAGCATGTGGACGCGCTCGGCTATCGGTTGGCGACGCAGATGATTGGCGCGAACGTCAAGTTGACCATCCTGCGGCAGGGTCAGCGGCAGGACGTGTCCGTCGTTCTGGTGAAAACGCCCGAGGGCGCAGGCGATGACAGTGTGACCATTACCGGCGGCAGTCCGTTTGCGGGTGCGACCGTTGCGTCACTCACGCCGCAGTTGGCTGCAAAAATGCGGATTCCACGGGATGTCGAAGGTGTTGCTGTCGTAGATCTCGACCGCAATTCCGCCGCTGCGCGAATCGGCATTCGCCCCGGCGACATCGTTCGCGAGGTCAATGGAACCGAGATCGGTGAACCGACCGACCTGGCGCAGGCCGCTTCGGAATCGACGCGCTGGTGGCGCTTCACAATCGAGCGAGGCGGCCGCACCCTGCGCCAGACCATGCGCTTCTGA
- a CDS encoding TIGR01620 family protein, with product MTTQRKPAAFRIDAPEPEPQATRPARRPRAMPRETAVVVPAEVDVFDDTALVDADPPLPVPSRRRSWLGGLFFGSLGVLVSLALGLWADQLIRDLFQRNEWLGWVAAAAAALAVIAALTVFAREMLALSRLSSVEKLRSAAEAALASDDPKAARVVVDRLSALMADRPETAAGRKMLDALRDDIVDGANLIRLAETEILTGLDERATTMVLNAAKRVSMVTAVSPRAVVDVGYVIFESGRLIRRIAELYGGRPGTLGFFRLARGVLSHLAVTGSIAVGDSFVQQIVGHGLAARLSAKLGEGVVNGMMTARIGLAAIDTARPLPFSARKRPGVGDFLSALTSFAANRKDAPDA from the coding sequence ATGACCACCCAGAGAAAACCCGCCGCCTTCCGCATCGACGCGCCCGAGCCGGAGCCGCAGGCGACCCGCCCTGCCCGCAGGCCGCGCGCCATGCCGCGCGAAACGGCGGTCGTCGTGCCTGCCGAAGTCGACGTCTTCGACGACACGGCACTGGTCGATGCCGACCCTCCCCTGCCCGTGCCTTCGCGGCGACGTTCATGGCTTGGCGGGCTGTTCTTCGGTTCGCTTGGCGTGCTGGTCAGTCTCGCGCTCGGGCTTTGGGCGGACCAGCTCATCCGCGACCTGTTCCAGCGCAACGAATGGCTCGGATGGGTCGCCGCAGCAGCAGCCGCGCTGGCGGTAATCGCCGCGCTGACCGTTTTCGCGCGCGAAATGCTCGCGCTCTCGCGCCTGTCATCGGTCGAAAAGCTGCGCAGCGCCGCTGAAGCCGCGCTGGCGAGCGACGACCCGAAGGCCGCGCGCGTGGTGGTCGACCGGCTGAGCGCGCTGATGGCGGATCGACCGGAAACTGCGGCGGGCCGCAAGATGCTGGATGCCCTGCGCGACGACATCGTTGACGGCGCGAATCTGATCCGGCTCGCCGAAACGGAAATCCTGACCGGCCTCGACGAGCGCGCGACGACCATGGTGCTGAATGCGGCGAAGCGCGTCTCCATGGTCACGGCGGTCAGCCCGCGCGCGGTGGTCGATGTCGGCTATGTGATCTTCGAATCGGGCCGGTTGATTCGCCGCATTGCGGAGCTTTACGGCGGGCGACCCGGCACGCTCGGCTTTTTCCGGCTGGCGCGCGGCGTGCTTTCTCATCTGGCGGTGACTGGCTCGATCGCCGTCGGTGACAGCTTCGTCCAGCAGATCGTCGGCCACGGCCTTGCAGCCCGCCTCTCCGCCAAACTCGGCGAAGGCGTCGTGAACGGCATGATGACGGCGCGGATCGGGCTTGCAGCCATCGATACGGCCCGACCCCTGCCCTTTTCGGCGCGAAAGCGCCCCGGCGTGGGCGATTTCCTGTCGGCGCTCACCTCCTTTGCCGCCAACCGGAAAGACGCGCCGGACGCCTGA
- a CDS encoding UDP-N-acetylglucosamine-peptide N-acetylglucosaminyltransferase, translating to MKFHVHAHMCDFRANANISVGLDVLPWSALTLEDEPEHQLQRSALLWKKGTARIKPLPLPARTRPDWARVRVGYFSSDFHEHATMFLMSGLFREHDRSRFDIFAYSYGTNRDGQYLQLMRRQVTAFRDVQASSDQEIVQFARADDLDIAIDLKGYTSDERSRLFRYRLAPVQINYLGYPGSLGADEIEYIIADPTLITPELRQFYSERVIYLPHSYQPNDNWRGVSGRSTTRAEHGLPNGAFVFCCFNKSYKISVREFDIWMRLLRRVPGSVLWLIRTNPHAEQNLRKEAMARGIDPARLVFANKIAISEHLERHRHADLFLDTFNCNAHTTASDALWAGLPILTKSGRQFAARVGASLLTAVGLPQLIAETEEEYEQKALALALQPRVLNAAKARLAANRSSCPLFDTVRYTRNFEQGLLLAHERYRSGQKPADIFVQDAGDISPARTVQSSVP from the coding sequence ATGAAGTTCCACGTGCATGCCCATATGTGCGATTTCAGAGCCAACGCAAATATATCCGTTGGCCTCGATGTGTTGCCCTGGTCGGCGCTGACACTGGAAGATGAACCGGAACATCAGTTGCAACGATCGGCGCTGCTCTGGAAGAAGGGCACTGCTCGTATCAAGCCCTTGCCTCTTCCCGCCCGAACGCGCCCGGATTGGGCACGGGTCCGGGTAGGGTACTTTTCCTCGGATTTCCATGAACATGCGACGATGTTCCTGATGTCCGGCCTGTTTCGCGAACACGACAGATCGCGCTTCGACATCTTTGCCTACAGCTATGGAACGAACCGGGACGGACAGTATCTTCAACTGATGCGCCGACAGGTCACCGCGTTCCGCGACGTGCAGGCCTCGTCAGACCAGGAGATTGTCCAGTTCGCCCGCGCCGACGATCTCGACATCGCCATCGACCTCAAGGGATATACCTCCGACGAACGGTCGCGATTGTTCCGCTATCGGCTTGCGCCTGTCCAGATCAACTATCTCGGCTATCCCGGTTCGCTTGGCGCCGACGAGATCGAATATATCATCGCCGACCCGACGCTCATCACACCGGAACTGAGGCAATTCTATTCGGAACGGGTGATCTATCTTCCACACAGCTACCAGCCCAACGACAACTGGCGCGGCGTTTCTGGAAGAAGCACCACACGAGCGGAACATGGCCTGCCGAACGGCGCATTCGTGTTCTGCTGCTTCAACAAGTCCTACAAGATCAGTGTGCGTGAATTCGATATATGGATGCGGCTTCTCCGCAGAGTTCCGGGCAGCGTTCTTTGGCTGATCCGCACCAATCCGCATGCCGAACAGAACCTGCGCAAGGAAGCGATGGCGCGCGGCATCGATCCGGCACGTCTGGTTTTTGCGAACAAGATTGCGATTTCCGAGCATCTGGAGCGGCATCGACACGCCGACCTGTTCCTGGACACCTTCAATTGTAATGCCCACACCACCGCCAGCGATGCCTTGTGGGCCGGGCTTCCGATTTTGACCAAATCCGGACGGCAGTTTGCTGCACGGGTCGGCGCAAGCCTGCTGACTGCCGTGGGTCTGCCGCAGTTGATTGCGGAAACCGAGGAGGAATACGAACAGAAGGCGCTGGCGCTGGCGCTCCAGCCACGCGTCCTGAACGCGGCGAAGGCGCGGCTCGCGGCCAACCGATCATCATGTCCGCTTTTCGATACAGTGCGTTACACGCGCAATTTCGAGCAAGGCCTGCTGCTCGCCCATGAGCGATACAGGTCCGGCCAGAAGCCCGCCGATATCTTTGTACAGGATGCCGGCGATATTTCCCCAGCCAGAACGGTACAATCGTCAGTTCCATAA